The segment AAGGATGGGTGGCAGAGGTCATCGGATGACTCCCGTCTTGAGCAGAGCGTTGGACCGGTTGAGGTCGGCCGTCGCCATGTCCACGGCGGCCTGGGTGATGAGTTCGGGCACGATTTCGGCGGCGAGCCGGTCGGTGTAGGTGGCCGGGTCCATGGCGAACCAGGATGATGCCAGCGAGATCCCGGCGCGGTCGAAACGCCACAGTCTGTCGGCGTCGCGCATCAAAGCATCCTCCAGGGACCGGGCCACGGGCCGGGTGTCATGGCCGTCGATGATTTGACAGACGCGTTCCACGAACTCTGCTGAATAGCCGAGACCGGGCAGCACCCTGCGCGCCACGTTGCAGCCCTCCTGCTCGTGCTCGTAGCGGATGGCAGCTTTCCGCCAGTTGCCAGTGAAGCCCTCGGAGATGATGCGAGATTCATCCACATGGGCCCACCCGGTGTCGTGCAGCACGGTGGCGACGCGCACCAGTTCGGCGTCAGCGTCGGGGTACGCCCGGCACAGCCGTTCGGCGTATGCCAGGGAGATGGGCAGGTGGATATCATTGCCGCGGGTCCGGGTTTCCTGGACAACGGTCTTCCACAGCGCGTCGAGCTCCCCAAGTGCAGCCGGGGTGTTGCAGATGGCGGTGGTGTCTACCGGGCCAGCGGCGGGAACGGGCCGAACGCTGTACTCCGCAGCGAAGGCTTCGGCCGCCACATCCGGTTCAGCGGCGGGGCCAGCGTCCGTGGGGCCGGAGGCGACCGGAGTCTTGGGGGTGCTCATAATGCTCCT is part of the Arthrobacter methylotrophus genome and harbors:
- a CDS encoding HD domain-containing protein, with protein sequence MSTPKTPVASGPTDAGPAAEPDVAAEAFAAEYSVRPVPAAGPVDTTAICNTPAALGELDALWKTVVQETRTRGNDIHLPISLAYAERLCRAYPDADAELVRVATVLHDTGWAHVDESRIISEGFTGNWRKAAIRYEHEQEGCNVARRVLPGLGYSAEFVERVCQIIDGHDTRPVARSLEDALMRDADRLWRFDRAGISLASSWFAMDPATYTDRLAAEIVPELITQAAVDMATADLNRSNALLKTGVIR